The sequence AGCCCTGTCGAGCTATCGGTAGCCTTGCAGCGGGTGCGGTGAGACGCTCAGGGATCCAGGCACCGGGTTCTCCTGAAGCAGTGCCCGGCGGGTGTTGACGTCATGCAGGACCTAGTTGGATGGACCCTTGGTTGCTTCCAGATCACCTCGCGAGTGCGAGGCGACCGGCTACGCGAGCTCTACTTGGGGCACGACACTGAGTCCGGATCGGAAGTCGCCCTGAAGGTCATCTACCCCGATGCCGCCGACGGCGATGCCCTGGTGGAGCGCTTCTGGCGCCAGGCGCGGTCGGCAGCCTCGCTGCACCACACTCACATCCTCCCGGTCACCGCCTACGATGTGGTCACCGCCGGCGACCGAAGGATCGCCTATCTAGCTGCCCCCTTCATCGAGGGCCATAGCCTGGAAGAGGAGCTGGCCCGCCTGCAAGTGAGCGGCGGCAAGCTGAGCCAGGAGCGCGCCCTGGCCATCCTCCGGGCCGTGGCTGCGGCCCTTGACTACGCCCACCGCCGAGGAGTGACACACCTAGACCTCAAGCCCGCCAACATCCTTCTCGGCCCGAAAGGCGAGCCAGCGGTGACAGACTTCGGGCTCGGAGCTACACTCGGGATGAGCGGGCGCGAGGGTCCCGATCCCTACCGGGCGCCCGAACTCACCGAGGACAGCCCCACCGACGCGCGTGCCGACGTCTACTCCTTAGGGGCCATTGCCTACCACCTCCTGGTCGGCCACTCCCCGCCTGCCAGCGAGGCGAGCGCCGTCCCAGGACAGGAGACGGCGCCATCCCCGGTGCTGCTGCGCGCCCTGCACCCCGACCCGGCTCAGCGCTTTCGGACGGCGGCGGAACTGGTGGCCGCCCTGGAGCATTCCCTGAAAGCGTCTCCGGAGTTCGCTCAGGCGCCTCCGGAAGCTGCGGCAGTTGCGACGCCTCCGCCAACCTCGGCCCAGGACGGTCGCCCAGGTTCCGGGCCCGAAGGGTCGCCCGCCAAGCCCGCCAGGGAAGGCATCCGGCAGTTCCTGGTCCAGATTCTGGCCATCTTCACTGCCGTGATGGCCCTCATAGACAAGTTCATCCACGCGGTGGGCCTGCTGCGGAACCCGCTGGTGGGCCTGGTAGTGGTAGGGATAGGCGTGGGGGCTATGGTCCTGAGCGCCGGTTACGTGCTGGCGCGGCCCCGGGCCTTCACCAGAAGGCAGCGCATCCTGGCGGCAGGTGGTCTGACCATCACGCTTCTGGCAGCAGCAGGCTGGGGCGGTTGGACCGTCTACGACATGACCCGGCCACCCAAAGGACTGATCGTCCTGATCTCCTCCTTCGATCGAGTGCCCGGCTCCAAGAGCGTGGATTACGCCCGCCGAATCGAGGCTGGGCTCAACCAGGCGCTGGCCGAGCTGGGGGTGGAGGGGGTCTATGTGGAGCGGGTCGATGAGGTCTACACCGAGTCAGATGCTCGCAGGCGAGCGGCCTCTCGCAAAGCTGCCATCGTCATCTACGGCTGGTACGACGATGCCGGAGTGAACCCGCGCTTCGAGTTGGTTAACGCCCCTCAGCAGTACGCCCCTATCGTGAGGCAATCGTCGGCTGGATTGGCTAGCCTAGACCACCTTGAGGTGCGGCTAGACAAGGAACTGCGCGAGCTGAGCTACTTGGCCACGGCCACCATAGGCCTAGTCTACTTCGCCGACGGCCAAGACGCCCAAGCCCTGAGCTTCTTCGACGCCGCGCTACAGTCTGTGCCGGGCGAAGCGGTGCTGATGGGCAAAGAGGCGATACTGCTCTACAAGGCCTCCTGTCACTTCAACCTTTACGCCTTCGATCAGGCCGTGGCGGCCTTGGAGGCCGCAGTCGCTATCAACGGCGAGTTCTACGAGGCTCGCCGGAACTTAGCCATCGCCTATAACGCCTACTGCAACCCCAATGGTGCCCTCGAGCAGTCCCGAGAGGCAGTCCGCCTGAGGCCCGACAGCGCCGATGCCCATGTGCTCCACGGCCTGCTCCTGTCCGCCGACAACCGCTGGCAGGAGGCAGCCTCGTCCCTCGCCGAAGCTGTGCGTCTCGATCCGACGGACGCGGCCGCCCACAGCGCCCTGGCCGAGGCCCTGTTCCACCTCGGCCGCGAGCAGGAGGCGGAAGCCGAGTACGCTGAGGCCGCGCGGCTGGCAGCGGAGCCGACCGCTGAGGCAGACGAACCGCAGGCCATCGCAGCTAAGGGGGACATCCGCTTGAGCCAGGGCGACGTAGATGGCGCCCTGGCCGAGTACAGGCGCGCCATCGAGAGGGCAGAGTCGCTCGGTTTGAGGCGGGAGCGCTTGGCCTGGCTGTACCGGTCGCTGGGCATGGGCTACTGGGAGAAGGAGGACTGGGCGGAGATGGCTGCCGCCTACGGACAGGCAGCGGCTATGGCCCCGGGCCTCTATAGCGACCACGTGTCCCTCGGCATAGCCTATGAGCATTTGGGCGACCTGGAGCAAGCCCAGGCGCACTTCGAGACAGCGGTAGCACGCCAGCCCTGCAACGCTAACGCCCGTGGCCTTCTAGGCAACCTGTACCTCCAGCGCGGCCAGCTTGACGAAGCCCTGGCTGAGTACCGGGCAGCAGTGGAGTCCGACCCCGACGACTTCACTGCCTGGAACTCCATCGCCGAGATCCTAGA comes from Anaerolineae bacterium and encodes:
- a CDS encoding tetratricopeptide repeat protein, which codes for MQDLVGWTLGCFQITSRVRGDRLRELYLGHDTESGSEVALKVIYPDAADGDALVERFWRQARSAASLHHTHILPVTAYDVVTAGDRRIAYLAAPFIEGHSLEEELARLQVSGGKLSQERALAILRAVAAALDYAHRRGVTHLDLKPANILLGPKGEPAVTDFGLGATLGMSGREGPDPYRAPELTEDSPTDARADVYSLGAIAYHLLVGHSPPASEASAVPGQETAPSPVLLRALHPDPAQRFRTAAELVAALEHSLKASPEFAQAPPEAAAVATPPPTSAQDGRPGSGPEGSPAKPAREGIRQFLVQILAIFTAVMALIDKFIHAVGLLRNPLVGLVVVGIGVGAMVLSAGYVLARPRAFTRRQRILAAGGLTITLLAAAGWGGWTVYDMTRPPKGLIVLISSFDRVPGSKSVDYARRIEAGLNQALAELGVEGVYVERVDEVYTESDARRRAASRKAAIVIYGWYDDAGVNPRFELVNAPQQYAPIVRQSSAGLASLDHLEVRLDKELRELSYLATATIGLVYFADGQDAQALSFFDAALQSVPGEAVLMGKEAILLYKASCHFNLYAFDQAVAALEAAVAINGEFYEARRNLAIAYNAYCNPNGALEQSREAVRLRPDSADAHVLHGLLLSADNRWQEAASSLAEAVRLDPTDAAAHSALAEALFHLGREQEAEAEYAEAARLAAEPTAEADEPQAIAAKGDIRLSQGDVDGALAEYRRAIERAESLGLRRERLAWLYRSLGMGYWEKEDWAEMAAAYGQAAAMAPGLYSDHVSLGIAYEHLGDLEQAQAHFETAVARQPCNANARGLLGNLYLQRGQLDEALAEYRAAVESDPDDFTAWNSIAEILEQQGRPEEAKAAYEQAAQGARTYLAGDPHNAGVAYMLGAISFMLEDYDGARQAAELAVSLNPDSAGHYLLASVYYMLHEYGRSVAEYQAVLQLEPEHVAALTGLAEAYEAMGETQAAISSYSRLLAIEDDPYTRLSLAALYEATNDVEAAVAQYQAALAALPDEDAEEPIRIALAGALSKLCRLDEARATLDSLGGDGTPSAQYLATLAGLQEAQGDPAGAATTYSALLSAYPDLAGAHYLVAWFHYRQGRLDEAIAEADRAVSLMPTFALGWSALGQFQDWAGDLAAAETSYRTSLAHMPDDSTAYLGLGAIALQRGDPQSALDYLREALEHEPAYSAALPDPAHTISVSIRIYLGLAYQHLGREAEARREFEEAVRLSEEAVAALPDYARATHQLGVALYAAGREEEAGPYLEAAIGCDASMAAARDRALARIATLRPR